One genomic window of Candidatus Kuenenia stuttgartiensis includes the following:
- a CDS encoding DUF2959 family protein has protein sequence MNRLNVGCIYSLTFLFFVLLNFSGCQTTYYKTMERVGYHKRDIFTNRVKDTRNILEETEEQFKSALVGSRSFADAEGSTYEQKYNTLNKEYERCRDKSLLLSSHIKSIEKVAEAFFNEWEMELEHYVSNSLRQDSQEKLAQKRGQYEHLINSMKYIERKMDPVLINFRDQVLYLKHNLNTQSIVSLQDELALFEDEVLSLIKEIEISIGIADSFINSIVK, from the coding sequence ATGAACCGTTTGAACGTAGGCTGTATATATTCCTTAACTTTTCTGTTTTTTGTTTTACTGAATTTTTCCGGCTGTCAGACTACATATTATAAAACAATGGAAAGGGTTGGTTACCACAAAAGGGATATATTTACAAATCGGGTAAAAGATACAAGAAATATTCTTGAAGAGACAGAGGAACAATTCAAATCTGCACTGGTTGGATCCAGGTCGTTTGCTGATGCTGAAGGCAGCACGTATGAGCAAAAATATAATACGTTGAATAAAGAATATGAGAGATGCCGTGATAAATCATTGTTGCTAAGTTCACATATTAAATCGATAGAAAAAGTAGCAGAAGCTTTTTTCAATGAGTGGGAAATGGAGTTAGAGCATTATGTAAGTAATTCGCTCAGGCAAGATAGCCAGGAAAAATTAGCGCAGAAAAGAGGCCAATATGAGCATCTTATAAATTCCATGAAATATATTGAGAGAAAAATGGACCCGGTACTCATCAATTTCCGTGACCAGGTGCTGTATTTGAAACATAATCTTAATACACAGTCGATTGTTTCTTTGCAGGATGAGCTTGCCCTGTTTGAAGATGAAGTCCTATCCCTGATTAAAGAGATAGAAATTTCCATTGGAATTGCCGACTCATTCATCAATTCAATAGTGAAATAA
- a CDS encoding ABC transporter permease, translating to MPPVLKIALRAILRNKLRSSLTILGIVIGVGAVIVMVGIGQGAKDLIEKQIESLGTNVLIIIPVSTSHTAARGTEGTITLTAEDVAAIAKECREVSHVSANLRTASQVVYGNQNWSTSIVGIHPDYQIIRNWELEAGRFIRSQDVKIMAKVCVLGQTVVVNLFGSLDPVGRWIRINNIPFKVIGVLKAKGQSPMGTDQDDTVLMPYTTVQRKIMGVTHVSAILASSYTATGRFRAIGQITDLLRERHRLRAGDEDDFRIISQVEYASTMTETSRTMTILLGSIASVSLVVGGIGIMNIMLVSTTERTREIGIRMAVGAKERDILLQFLIEATVLSSIGGIIGVISGIVFSNAISLYGGWPSMLTPLPVAIAFLFSNIVGIFFGYYPARKASRLNPIEALRYE from the coding sequence ATGCCGCCTGTATTAAAAATAGCGTTACGCGCCATATTAAGGAATAAATTACGCTCCTCACTTACAATACTTGGTATCGTTATCGGAGTGGGGGCGGTAATTGTCATGGTAGGTATCGGACAGGGTGCGAAGGACTTGATTGAGAAACAAATAGAAAGCCTGGGCACAAACGTACTCATTATTATCCCTGTCAGCACTTCTCACACCGCCGCCAGGGGAACGGAAGGAACCATTACCCTCACTGCGGAAGACGTAGCGGCAATAGCGAAGGAATGCCGGGAGGTAAGCCATGTATCGGCGAATTTACGAACGGCTTCCCAGGTGGTATATGGAAACCAAAACTGGTCAACAAGCATTGTAGGCATTCACCCGGATTATCAGATTATACGGAACTGGGAGCTGGAGGCAGGCAGGTTTATCAGATCGCAGGACGTCAAGATAATGGCAAAGGTATGCGTATTGGGGCAAACGGTTGTCGTGAATTTATTCGGGTCTCTCGACCCGGTGGGCAGGTGGATACGCATTAACAATATCCCGTTCAAAGTAATTGGTGTATTAAAGGCGAAAGGGCAGTCTCCGATGGGTACAGACCAGGACGATACCGTGCTTATGCCGTATACCACCGTTCAGAGAAAGATTATGGGCGTTACACATGTTAGCGCTATCCTTGCTTCTTCGTATACCGCGACGGGACGTTTCAGGGCTATCGGGCAGATTACCGATCTGTTGCGAGAGCGCCACCGGCTGCGGGCTGGGGATGAAGATGACTTCCGGATTATCAGCCAGGTCGAATATGCATCCACAATGACGGAAACCAGCCGCACAATGACCATACTGCTGGGGAGTATCGCGTCTGTTTCTTTAGTTGTGGGAGGTATCGGGATAATGAATATCATGCTTGTCTCCACCACCGAAAGAACGAGGGAAATAGGCATCAGGATGGCGGTTGGGGCGAAGGAAAGGGATATCCTTCTTCAATTTCTGATAGAGGCGACAGTATTGAGTTCCATCGGCGGGATTATCGGCGTAATCTCCGGCATTGTCTTTTCAAATGCTATTTCACTTTACGGTGGATGGCCTTCGATGCTCACCCCATTGCCAGTGGCAATAGCATTTCTCTTCTCCAATATAGTAGGTATATTTTTTGGATACTATCCCGCAAGAAAGGCGTCAAGGCTGAATCCTATTGAAGCGCTCAGGTACGAATAA
- a CDS encoding sialidase family protein, translating into MKKCMSMFGGSFLFTLIICTPFAFAAGVEKVNLGIYGAQVQDITSYDNSGTTEILIGIDSIKGVYKWNTSTSFSWEAVTYPDITGKCSEIEANLVSGYENDIYAIISDSTGASQIYASDSGGSYGSWVNIATVIPAPGVLTAHSSGLYAGTYQGDVYRNTGGTGNPFTLLYSFGSGSEITSLSVYDADTMFVMVRTGGSIVTPYKLDGSPLIATALTLPSSPASGSGSVAVEIIGVDPTDVNTIFIAGGSANPQVYKTTTGDSPWTSSWDFESSGADNFPGGFPQYIRFNNNRVFISASVLDGASGSWSHAPILSSTVGSYTVDTHVNDGALDINPNDTTNIYMATDWAIGELNYNSGTWTAVSEVGNNNGIEGVVLNDIDFYEYSSTHKELWIASKSGVGRAVNFDPTDSLSTASSSDWIFPMFPETDGPPVTEVTINPNDPSIVFVGNNAGRVYVTTTGTSTSPAWAKVFQAEDHTGEFGSTRPEHSNITAIGFVPSVCNRIYIAGTNWETGANGGIFYSDDDGITWTADTINSTGATIDFPVNTLWVTDSEVWAGVGGENSAETGLRWRLSVCLTNSFWEPSTGTNIDNEVVTSIDGTTISGDVTVYIATKGGVYKGEKPSGSSAWTWQTVTPSSATSTDFTSVTVNPSDANNAYAAVGNCIYETTDGGVTWTIFGSSCSDSHEDVNVLIFDDILAGTAIGLFSYSSNDTTPTPTQTPTLTPDIPASPTPRTTPTLTPTTTPKEECQADSMQVSSDKTSLFVGEVKDVYVKITGNDNCLVEGASIKAKVTKGKRLLNLSSRKETTDANGEAVFAITANKSGKAKVMFKSNNLKKKISVTIEED; encoded by the coding sequence ATGAAAAAATGTATGTCTATGTTCGGAGGTTCTTTTTTATTTACCTTAATTATATGTACCCCTTTTGCCTTTGCTGCCGGCGTGGAAAAAGTAAATCTGGGCATATATGGCGCTCAGGTACAGGATATTACATCATATGATAATTCAGGCACAACGGAAATTCTTATTGGTATTGATAGCATCAAAGGGGTATACAAATGGAATACGAGTACTTCTTTTTCATGGGAAGCGGTCACTTATCCCGATATCACCGGCAAGTGTTCAGAGATTGAAGCAAACCTTGTATCCGGCTATGAAAATGATATTTATGCGATCATCAGCGACAGTACCGGCGCCTCACAAATATATGCAAGCGACAGCGGTGGCAGTTACGGAAGCTGGGTTAATATTGCAACCGTTATTCCTGCTCCAGGGGTATTAACTGCCCATAGTTCAGGCTTATACGCCGGCACTTATCAGGGGGATGTTTACAGAAATACCGGTGGAACCGGCAATCCGTTTACCTTGCTGTATTCTTTTGGCTCCGGTTCAGAAATCACCTCTCTTTCTGTCTATGATGCGGATACTATGTTTGTTATGGTAAGAACCGGAGGCAGCATTGTAACGCCATATAAATTGGACGGTTCGCCTTTAATTGCAACTGCACTTACACTGCCATCAAGTCCTGCATCCGGTTCAGGTTCCGTTGCGGTTGAAATAATCGGCGTAGACCCTACAGACGTTAACACTATTTTCATCGCAGGCGGCTCAGCAAACCCTCAGGTTTATAAGACAACAACCGGGGACTCCCCCTGGACTTCTTCATGGGATTTTGAAAGTTCCGGCGCTGATAATTTTCCGGGAGGATTCCCTCAATATATTAGATTTAATAACAACCGTGTCTTTATCAGCGCTTCTGTATTGGACGGTGCATCAGGTTCATGGTCTCATGCGCCGATCCTTTCCTCAACGGTTGGTTCATATACCGTTGATACCCATGTTAATGACGGGGCATTAGATATTAATCCCAATGATACAACCAACATTTACATGGCAACTGACTGGGCTATTGGAGAGCTTAATTATAATTCAGGCACATGGACCGCCGTCTCGGAAGTTGGAAATAACAATGGCATAGAAGGGGTTGTCTTAAATGATATAGATTTCTATGAATACTCTTCCACCCATAAAGAACTATGGATTGCCTCAAAAAGCGGCGTTGGCAGGGCAGTCAATTTCGACCCCACAGATTCCTTATCAACAGCAAGTTCTTCAGACTGGATTTTTCCTATGTTTCCTGAGACTGACGGGCCTCCGGTAACGGAAGTAACCATAAATCCAAATGACCCCTCAATAGTATTCGTAGGTAATAATGCGGGAAGGGTTTATGTGACAACAACAGGCACATCCACTTCACCGGCATGGGCAAAGGTATTCCAGGCAGAAGATCATACCGGCGAGTTTGGTTCTACACGCCCGGAGCATTCAAATATTACCGCAATTGGTTTTGTGCCTTCCGTCTGCAACAGGATATACATTGCAGGCACAAACTGGGAAACCGGAGCAAACGGGGGAATATTTTATAGTGACGATGACGGCATTACCTGGACGGCCGATACCATAAACAGCACTGGCGCAACTATTGATTTTCCGGTAAATACACTTTGGGTAACTGACAGTGAAGTCTGGGCTGGAGTTGGCGGGGAAAACAGTGCGGAAACAGGACTTCGCTGGAGGCTTTCCGTATGCTTAACCAATAGTTTCTGGGAGCCATCTACCGGAACAAATATTGATAATGAAGTTGTAACGTCCATAGACGGAACTACGATCTCCGGGGATGTAACAGTTTATATTGCAACAAAAGGGGGCGTTTACAAGGGAGAAAAACCTTCGGGCAGTTCTGCATGGACATGGCAAACGGTAACCCCTTCTTCCGCAACATCCACTGATTTCACCTCTGTTACGGTCAACCCTTCCGATGCTAACAATGCATATGCTGCAGTGGGTAATTGTATTTATGAAACCACAGACGGCGGCGTTACATGGACTATTTTTGGCTCGTCCTGCAGCGATTCACATGAAGATGTTAACGTATTGATATTTGACGATATTCTGGCAGGTACGGCAATCGGATTGTTTTCTTACAGCAGTAACGATACAACTCCAACTCCAACACAAACGCCAACCCTTACCCCAGATATACCTGCCAGCCCTACTCCAAGAACAACACCCACACTTACGCCTACAACAACTCCAAAAGAAGAGTGCCAGGCTGATTCCATGCAGGTTTCATCTGATAAAACTTCATTATTTGTTGGAGAAGTCAAGGACGTATATGTAAAAATCACAGGAAATGACAACTGCCTTGTCGAAGGCGCCAGTATTAAAGCAAAGGTGACAAAGGGCAAGCGGTTATTAAACCTGTCATCCAGGAAAGAAACTACTGATGCAAACGGAGAAGCTGTTTTTGCGATAACCGCCAACAAAAGTGGCAAAGCAAAAGTTATGTTTAAGTCGAACAATCTGAAGAAAAAAATATCCGTAACAATAGAGGAAGATTAA
- a CDS encoding phospholipase D-like domain-containing protein: MRYLFIVIIFFTCTFCPSLLFALPADDVVPLVDQEYYFHVHRAMKDAKNSIFCVMYSANINPKYPKSKEYQLLDGLVDAHKRGVAVTVIFEKNIAFWEKGAKGKTVEKKSPKAYEFLKEKGVPVFYDSVKNITHSKILVIDNYVTILGSTNWTYSALNKNHEASVLIKSRSVAESFLAKLNKIPRD, from the coding sequence ATGAGATATTTATTCATTGTAATTATATTTTTCACCTGTACTTTTTGCCCCTCCCTTTTATTTGCGTTGCCAGCAGATGATGTTGTTCCTCTGGTGGACCAGGAGTACTATTTTCACGTACACAGGGCGATGAAAGACGCCAAAAACTCCATTTTTTGCGTTATGTACTCTGCAAACATCAACCCGAAATACCCGAAAAGCAAGGAATATCAACTGCTGGATGGGCTTGTCGACGCTCATAAACGAGGCGTAGCCGTAACGGTAATATTTGAAAAAAACATTGCCTTCTGGGAAAAAGGAGCCAAGGGCAAAACGGTGGAAAAAAAGAGTCCGAAGGCATACGAGTTTCTCAAAGAAAAGGGTGTTCCTGTTTTTTACGACAGTGTTAAAAATATCACTCATAGCAAAATACTGGTTATCGATAATTACGTCACCATTCTTGGTAGTACAAACTGGACGTACAGCGCCTTGAATAAAAACCACGAGGCCTCCGTCCTGATCAAGTCCAGGAGCGTAGCGGAGTCTTTTCTTGCGAAACTCAATAAGATCCCAAGGGATTAA
- a CDS encoding CRISPR-associated endonuclease Cas3'': protein MPEYFAPSENSNKEKHSLSKHLHQTAMFAEYFACHKNYKQIFKIAALLHDLGKYQQAFQDYLTNGGKRGSVPHVSWGAGLCTTL from the coding sequence ATGCCTGAGTATTTTGCACCTTCAGAAAATAGTAATAAAGAGAAACACAGCTTATCAAAACATCTGCATCAAACGGCAATGTTTGCGGAATACTTTGCATGTCACAAAAACTACAAACAAATTTTCAAGATAGCAGCGTTGTTGCATGACCTTGGCAAGTATCAACAGGCATTTCAGGACTATCTCACAAACGGCGGGAAACGCGGCAGTGTGCCTCATGTTTCATGGGGTGCCGGGTTATGCACTACTTTGTAG
- a CDS encoding glutamine amidotransferase yields the protein MENVTQWNLIFTGLEGFGLRAMVFIIAIAILFFSWSSIKNIRPVSRRILLFSLRLAGTLLIVLLLFQPHLEQKEVLKLKNKVVCLLDASKSMSLKCGDIAVTRAQLLDNFFTENDAFFKELQSSFDVNFFTFSDIPTETSYKDIRTGITPDGEDTDFAQTLKYLQQRYKDDNVKAFFLFSDGKDTVERPANVNASEVIAGIAREFSSPFFTFAPAENMEARDVALSSISYNTFTFARNPWKVDATIKVMGYNNLKLPVTLKEGSDIISTKVITANEEGEYNVTLSFTPYKTGTFLYTVSIPVQPKEAITENNQVSFLVKIVRDKIRVMHVCGRPSWDERFLRQALKNDPNIDLVSFFILRTPNDISNASNDELSLIPFPVDELFTEVLNSFDLVIFQNFDYRPYDSPIYRFSYYLSNIETFVKDHGGGFLMMGGDLSFTQGGYDGTSIEEILPVYLTSGKDLTETAGLRAALTENGQRHPVTTLDINNDRNLSIWENLPELDGCNITTQPKADAVVLATYPSQGEPPLIAVRDVGEGRCMAITADSLWRWNFLSVGRGGSNRYYMKFWQNTIKWLIKDPLFNPIHITINKDTFLPQEEVQVNIKVLEKSYQPWEGVHLEIDVTNEFTGKSIFINKGITGRDGQYTFNFKYEEEGFYIIKTIAKNESGEIGQEHTVFNIMKADKEFKDTSIERELLMKLAEVSGGKYFNLPQKDIRGKISIENPPITKLVGKKQISLWDKGYVFVIIISIVSFDWWIRKRSGLS from the coding sequence ATGGAAAATGTTACCCAATGGAACCTAATTTTTACCGGGCTTGAAGGTTTTGGCCTCCGTGCGATGGTGTTTATAATTGCAATAGCGATTCTCTTTTTTTCATGGTCGAGCATCAAAAATATCCGGCCTGTTTCCCGGCGCATACTCTTATTTTCTTTACGGCTGGCAGGAACCCTGCTGATAGTCCTTCTCCTTTTTCAACCACACCTGGAGCAAAAAGAGGTATTGAAGCTGAAAAATAAGGTGGTTTGCCTTCTCGATGCTTCGAAAAGCATGTCTCTTAAATGCGGAGATATTGCGGTTACCCGGGCACAGTTGCTTGATAATTTTTTTACGGAGAATGATGCTTTTTTCAAGGAACTGCAAAGTTCTTTTGACGTAAATTTCTTCACTTTTTCCGATATCCCAACGGAAACCTCCTATAAAGATATCAGGACGGGTATTACTCCAGATGGAGAAGATACGGATTTTGCGCAAACTCTGAAATATTTACAACAACGTTACAAAGACGATAATGTGAAGGCTTTTTTCCTTTTTTCAGACGGGAAAGACACGGTGGAACGCCCGGCGAATGTAAATGCCTCGGAGGTTATAGCAGGCATTGCAAGAGAATTTTCTTCCCCCTTTTTTACCTTTGCACCCGCAGAGAATATGGAGGCAAGAGATGTTGCTTTAAGCAGCATTTCCTACAACACATTTACTTTTGCGCGAAACCCATGGAAGGTAGACGCCACGATAAAGGTGATGGGATACAACAACCTGAAACTACCCGTTACGCTTAAAGAAGGGAGCGACATTATTTCTACAAAGGTTATCACTGCCAATGAAGAAGGTGAATACAACGTCACCCTCTCATTTACTCCATACAAAACAGGAACCTTTCTTTATACCGTATCGATTCCCGTTCAGCCGAAGGAAGCAATTACTGAAAATAATCAGGTAAGCTTTCTTGTTAAGATAGTGCGGGACAAGATCAGGGTAATGCATGTTTGCGGAAGGCCCTCATGGGACGAACGTTTTTTGAGACAAGCGCTGAAGAACGACCCGAACATTGACCTTGTTTCTTTTTTCATCCTGCGGACGCCGAATGATATTTCCAACGCAAGCAATGATGAACTCAGCCTTATTCCCTTCCCCGTGGACGAACTCTTCACAGAGGTACTTAACAGTTTTGACCTGGTGATATTTCAAAACTTTGACTACCGCCCTTACGATTCCCCGATATACCGGTTTTCTTACTATTTAAGCAACATTGAAACATTCGTAAAGGACCATGGCGGCGGCTTTCTCATGATGGGGGGGGACTTGTCTTTTACACAGGGAGGGTATGACGGCACCTCTATAGAAGAAATTCTGCCGGTTTACCTTACGTCCGGCAAAGACCTTACGGAAACAGCCGGATTACGCGCAGCTCTTACAGAAAACGGACAACGACACCCAGTGACAACCCTTGATATAAATAACGACAGAAACCTCTCCATATGGGAAAATCTCCCGGAACTTGATGGCTGTAATATTACGACACAACCAAAGGCTGACGCTGTAGTATTGGCCACATATCCATCACAGGGAGAGCCTCCACTCATTGCTGTTCGCGATGTCGGGGAGGGAAGATGCATGGCTATTACCGCCGATTCCCTTTGGCGATGGAATTTTCTATCAGTGGGGAGAGGGGGCAGCAACAGATATTATATGAAATTCTGGCAAAATACCATCAAATGGCTTATTAAAGACCCCCTGTTTAACCCAATTCATATAACAATAAACAAGGACACGTTCCTTCCGCAGGAAGAAGTACAGGTAAATATAAAGGTTTTGGAAAAAAGCTACCAGCCATGGGAAGGGGTGCATTTGGAGATAGACGTCACAAACGAATTTACCGGTAAAAGCATTTTCATTAACAAAGGAATAACCGGGCGCGACGGACAATATACCTTTAATTTTAAATACGAAGAGGAAGGGTTTTATATTATCAAAACAATTGCAAAAAATGAGAGCGGGGAGATCGGGCAGGAACATACCGTGTTTAATATTATGAAAGCGGATAAAGAATTTAAGGACACTTCGATCGAAAGGGAATTGCTTATGAAATTGGCGGAGGTTTCCGGGGGCAAATATTTCAATTTGCCCCAAAAGGATATCAGGGGAAAAATTTCCATAGAAAATCCGCCCATTACGAAACTTGTCGGAAAAAAGCAAATCTCCCTCTGGGACAAGGGGTACGTTTTTGTGATTATTATATCAATCGTGTCCTTTGATTGGTGGATAAGAAAACGCAGCGGCCTAAGCTGA
- the ppcA gene encoding phosphoenolpyruvate carboxylase, with product MRKIPRTMSTQHPDNVIMPFFTEGAPFHGEDEIKEAYYVFSHLRCDEQMWDCEGKEVDEFVIKKLLTRYENFFKNKRIGKDLFITLRAPNPAYEMSEAKILLETLESAPRSYDTARIFYGDGAVPPIFEVIIPMTTNADIINRVYHYYHDFVVGKQYKKCFSGDITIREWIGEFMPETIEVIPLVEDVQYMLSADAIVQDYLKDKNFPYQRVFLGRSDPALNYGFLPAVLVVKIALQRLNLLQEKLKIPIYPILGVGSNLFRGNMTPFNVKECLNEYPSVQTFTIQSAFKYDYDEEVVRKAVETINNQERKPPVVIDEETALDITKRLSSAYREQIKELAPLIGDIARFVPRRRMRKLHIGLFGYSRNVEGITLPRVISFCAALYSIGLPPELLGLHALTGKDLSFLKTAYPGFFEDISIAASYYNEDVKKLISPKIAKDIEKALGVTNYVENLLHSEYTTQIINALLSKKEETVSENIISAGKVRGFLG from the coding sequence ATGAGAAAAATACCGAGAACAATGAGTACGCAGCATCCCGACAATGTAATAATGCCGTTTTTTACGGAGGGAGCCCCTTTTCATGGCGAAGATGAAATAAAAGAGGCATATTATGTGTTTTCTCATTTGCGATGTGATGAACAGATGTGGGATTGCGAAGGGAAGGAAGTGGATGAATTTGTCATCAAGAAGTTGCTCACGCGGTATGAAAATTTTTTCAAAAACAAGAGGATTGGCAAGGATCTGTTTATTACCTTGCGCGCGCCGAATCCGGCGTATGAGATGAGTGAGGCAAAAATACTTCTTGAAACCCTGGAAAGCGCCCCGCGTTCCTACGATACCGCCAGGATATTTTACGGAGATGGCGCGGTGCCGCCTATTTTTGAAGTTATTATTCCCATGACGACCAACGCTGATATCATAAACCGCGTATATCATTATTATCATGATTTTGTGGTGGGCAAACAGTATAAGAAATGTTTCAGCGGAGATATTACCATCAGGGAATGGATTGGCGAGTTTATGCCGGAGACTATAGAGGTTATTCCCCTGGTTGAAGATGTCCAATATATGCTTTCTGCCGATGCCATAGTACAGGATTATTTGAAAGATAAAAACTTTCCCTATCAGCGAGTTTTCCTCGGACGTTCTGATCCCGCGCTGAACTACGGTTTTCTGCCTGCCGTACTGGTGGTAAAAATCGCCTTGCAAAGATTAAACCTGTTGCAGGAAAAGCTTAAAATTCCGATATATCCCATTCTTGGCGTAGGCTCCAACCTTTTTCGGGGAAACATGACGCCGTTTAACGTGAAAGAATGCCTCAATGAATACCCGAGCGTTCAGACGTTTACCATACAATCTGCCTTTAAGTATGACTACGATGAGGAAGTAGTCAGAAAGGCTGTTGAAACAATCAATAATCAGGAAAGAAAGCCGCCGGTGGTAATTGACGAAGAAACCGCATTGGATATTACGAAAAGATTATCGTCCGCTTACCGGGAGCAAATCAAGGAGCTTGCACCTTTGATCGGTGATATAGCGCGGTTTGTTCCCAGGAGAAGGATGCGCAAGCTGCATATCGGGCTCTTTGGGTATTCAAGAAACGTGGAGGGGATTACCCTGCCAAGGGTAATATCTTTTTGCGCCGCCTTGTATTCGATTGGATTACCGCCTGAATTGTTAGGGCTGCACGCCCTCACCGGGAAAGACCTCTCATTTCTTAAAACAGCGTATCCCGGTTTCTTTGAAGATATTTCGATAGCTGCGTCCTACTACAATGAAGACGTTAAAAAACTAATATCTCCAAAAATTGCAAAGGATATTGAAAAAGCATTGGGCGTGACAAACTATGTAGAAAATCTCCTGCATAGCGAATATACCACCCAAATCATCAATGCCCTGCTTTCAAAAAAAGAGGAAACCGTTTCTGAAAACATTATTTCCGCTGGAAAGGTGAGGGGATTCCTTGGATAA
- the mtaB gene encoding tRNA (N(6)-L-threonylcarbamoyladenosine(37)-C(2))-methylthiotransferase MtaB: MLNSYINARKRETFRAAFIAGNQCYMIANHSKTCAFITFGCKVNQYETQALRESLIAKGFMEISPEMAADVYVINTCTVTSASDEKSRNYIKRLKKKSPKSSIVVTGCYAESDAAAIKKIDGVSHVITKADESSLAEIIVGNDDPCIPQITSLPPYLLQNNTFQKDSIYRLNISRFHGHTRAFLKIEDGCDMYCSYCIIPYVRGAIKSRKWQDIHDEAKRLIHNGYKEIVLTGIHLGAYGKEMSDGISLVKILERLSEFSGLGRIRLSSIEVNEITPELMHLIAERKTICPHLHIPLQSGDDLILKRMNRKYTAAYYQEILDTIRSNIKLPAITTDVMVGFPGETERHFQNTVDFCTKAGYSRMHIFPFSIRKGTPAASMQNHCASPSITQRKDLLKAHADTLSYAYKKQFLNHIGEVLVEWERDAKTNKLCGYTERYIKVLFDGPDTLKNSIVPVQIERIERSDVFGKLNN, from the coding sequence ATGCTGAATAGTTACATTAATGCAAGAAAGAGAGAGACTTTTCGCGCTGCATTTATAGCGGGAAACCAATGTTACATGATTGCAAACCATTCAAAGACGTGCGCTTTTATAACCTTCGGCTGCAAGGTAAATCAGTATGAAACACAGGCGCTTCGGGAATCCCTTATCGCAAAGGGATTTATGGAAATATCCCCTGAAATGGCGGCAGATGTTTATGTAATCAATACATGTACGGTAACTTCTGCAAGCGATGAGAAATCCCGTAATTATATAAAACGCCTGAAGAAGAAAAGCCCGAAGTCCTCCATTGTCGTCACCGGCTGTTATGCGGAATCAGACGCCGCGGCAATAAAGAAAATCGACGGCGTTAGCCATGTCATTACAAAGGCAGATGAATCATCCCTGGCAGAAATCATCGTCGGAAACGATGATCCTTGTATCCCGCAAATCACTTCATTACCGCCATACCTTTTACAAAACAATACGTTCCAAAAAGATTCGATTTACCGCCTGAATATCAGCCGTTTTCATGGGCATACCAGGGCATTTTTGAAAATAGAAGACGGTTGTGACATGTACTGCTCATATTGCATCATTCCTTATGTTCGCGGCGCAATCAAGAGCAGGAAATGGCAGGATATTCATGACGAGGCAAAACGCCTTATCCATAATGGCTACAAAGAAATCGTACTCACGGGAATTCACCTTGGCGCCTATGGCAAAGAAATGTCTGACGGCATTTCACTTGTAAAAATTCTTGAAAGGTTGAGCGAATTTTCCGGTTTGGGAAGGATCCGATTAAGTTCTATTGAAGTAAACGAAATAACTCCGGAACTCATGCACCTCATTGCAGAGAGAAAAACCATATGCCCCCACCTTCACATTCCATTACAAAGCGGCGATGACCTGATTCTCAAAAGAATGAACCGGAAATACACTGCTGCTTACTATCAGGAAATTCTGGACACTATTCGCTCAAACATCAAATTACCCGCCATTACTACGGATGTCATGGTCGGTTTCCCGGGGGAAACGGAGAGGCACTTTCAAAATACTGTTGATTTTTGCACGAAGGCAGGCTACAGCCGCATGCATATATTCCCGTTTAGCATAAGAAAAGGGACGCCTGCCGCAAGTATGCAAAACCACTGTGCTTCACCGAGTATCACACAAAGGAAAGACCTGCTGAAGGCGCATGCCGACACGCTGTCATATGCGTACAAAAAACAATTTCTTAATCATATTGGCGAAGTACTTGTTGAATGGGAAAGAGATGCGAAGACGAATAAATTATGTGGATATACGGAGAGATATATAAAGGTGCTCTTCGATGGCCCTGATACACTGAAAAATTCCATTGTGCCGGTACAGATAGAAAGGATTGAGCGGTCGGATGTTTTTGGCAAACTTAATAATTAA